From Bacteroidota bacterium, a single genomic window includes:
- a CDS encoding AAA family ATPase, producing MNNEAIENLKLALQVSPDNIPLHMMLAEALMNTARYDEAETIYKSALEIQSDDKIKLGLAKSCYMQQKYSIANVIVDELIARGTPPPATFLLHAKLLLKDNQLFKASEEYKKALMLDASLKDDEMEDALKVKNTSGESVMDDEFEALPANMERPKINFDDVGGMNVVKEEIKMKIILPMQHPELYAAYGKAIGGGILLYGPPGCGKTMLARATAGQVKANFVTVGINDVLDMYIGASEQRLHAIFEMARQQKPCVLFFDEVDALGASRSDMRHSAGRHLINQFLNELDGAQNGNDGILILGATNAPWHLDAAFRRPGRFDRIIFVPPPDDTAREEIFKVLLKGKPVSEIDYQALAKKTKDYSGADLKAIIDIAIEEKLRESMLKGMPSPLNTASLLQAMKQVLPSTKEWFVSARNYALYANESGLYNDILTYLGIKK from the coding sequence ATGAACAACGAAGCTATTGAGAATTTGAAACTAGCGCTACAAGTTTCGCCCGATAATATCCCCTTACACATGATGCTGGCCGAGGCATTGATGAACACCGCCCGGTACGATGAGGCCGAAACTATTTATAAAAGCGCCCTTGAAATACAAAGCGATGATAAGATTAAGCTGGGGCTGGCAAAGTCATGTTACATGCAGCAAAAATATTCGATAGCGAATGTAATAGTGGATGAGTTAATAGCAAGAGGCACACCACCACCTGCTACCTTTCTGCTGCATGCAAAACTTTTATTAAAAGACAATCAACTATTTAAGGCAAGCGAAGAGTATAAAAAGGCACTTATGCTTGATGCATCGCTTAAGGATGATGAGATGGAAGATGCGCTTAAAGTAAAAAATACATCCGGAGAGAGCGTAATGGATGATGAATTTGAAGCACTGCCTGCAAATATGGAGCGCCCCAAAATAAATTTTGATGATGTAGGAGGAATGAATGTAGTGAAAGAGGAGATCAAAATGAAAATCATACTTCCCATGCAACACCCTGAGTTGTATGCGGCCTATGGCAAAGCCATAGGCGGAGGTATATTGTTATATGGACCTCCGGGTTGTGGCAAAACCATGCTTGCCCGCGCTACAGCGGGGCAGGTGAAGGCCAACTTTGTAACGGTAGGTATAAACGATGTGTTGGATATGTACATAGGTGCCAGTGAGCAACGATTGCATGCTATATTTGAAATGGCTCGTCAGCAAAAACCCTGTGTACTTTTTTTTGACGAGGTAGATGCCCTTGGTGCCAGCCGCTCAGATATGCGCCATTCGGCAGGAAGGCATTTGATAAACCAGTTTTTAAATGAGCTGGATGGGGCACAAAATGGCAACGATGGAATTTTAATACTTGGGGCAACCAATGCGCCCTGGCATTTAGATGCCGCTTTTCGCAGGCCTGGCAGATTTGATCGCATCATATTTGTTCCACCTCCTGATGATACAGCTCGTGAAGAAATATTTAAAGTGTTGCTGAAAGGGAAACCCGTTTCTGAAATTGACTATCAAGCATTGGCTAAAAAAACTAAAGACTATTCAGGTGCCGACCTTAAAGCAATTATCGATATTGCCATCGAAGAGAAACTGCGCGAGTCTATGTTGAAGGGAATGCCTTCGCCATTAAATACTGCATCGCTATTGCAGGCAATGAAGCAAGTATTGCCAAGCACTAAAGAATGGTTTGTTAGTGCGCGCAACTACGCATTATATGCTAATGAAAGCGGTTTGTACAACGATATACTCACTTAC